One Denticeps clupeoides chromosome 3, fDenClu1.1, whole genome shotgun sequence DNA window includes the following coding sequences:
- the LOC114785776 gene encoding zinc finger protein 239-like — protein sequence MMKSIQVIFTDQESKVTDQRYKEETEEKFNMYDNSLREVKILEAQQINYSKEKPNQCEECGKSFAHASYLILHKRTHTGEKPYQCVQCGKSFTVKSNLTAHQRTHTGEKPYLCIQCGKSFTRASHLRSHQRTHTGHKPYQCVQCGKSFTCASYLQKHKRRHIGEKPYHCVQCGKSFTVKSYLKIHKMTHTQKKPYQCLQCGKSFTQASHLQSHKRTHTGEKPYQCVQCGKSFTEAGTLKSHQRTHTGEKPYQCVQCGKSFTEAGTLKSHQRTHTGEKPYQCVQCGKSFTRASDLKIHKRIHLANIYQCSLCSKCFRTLDQLKHHQWLHNEEKAEKCTEKKLKKADIITPVNLVETEKDEKQDLDDVIHSDQFVMGDLTRATECPKQRIS from the exons atgatgaagTCTATTCAGGTGA tttttacagatcaggaaagcaaaGTCACTGACCAAAGGtataaagaggaaactgaagaaaagttcAACATgtatgacaacagtttaagagaagtgaagatccttgaagCACAGCAGATAAACTATTCTAAAGAGAAGCCTAatcagtgtgaagagtgtgggaagagttttgcacacgCATCTTACCTTATactacacaagaggacacatactggagaaaagccctaccagtgtgtacaatgtgggaagagttttacagtgAAATCAAACCTTACAGcgcaccagaggacacatactggagagaagccctacctgTGTatacagtgtgggaagagttttacacgagcatcacaccttcgatcacaccagaggacacatactggacataagccctaccagtgtgtacagtgtgggaagagttttacatgTGCATCTTACCTTCAAAAACACAAGAGGAGACATATTGGGGAGAAGCCATACcattgtgtacaatgtgggaagagttttacagtaaaatcataccttaaaatacacaagatgACACATACTCAAAAGAAACCTTACCAGTgtttacaatgtgggaagagttttacacaagcatcacaccttcaatcacacaagaggacacatactggagagaagccttaccagtgtgtacagtgtgggaagagttttacagaagcaggaacccttaaatcacaccagaggacacatactggagagaagccctaccagtgtgtacaatgtgggaagagttttacagaagcaggaacccttaaatcacaccagaggacacatactggagagaagccctaccagtgtgtacaatgcgggaagagttttacacgagcatcagatcttaaaattcacaagaggaTACATCTTGCAAATATCTACCAGTGCTctctttgctctaaatgctttagaacattagatcaactcaaacatcatcaatGGTTACATAATGAAGAAAAGGCCGAGAAgtgtacagagaagaaattgaagaaagcagatatcatcacacctgtgaatttggttgaaacagAGAAGGATGAGAAGCAagacttggatgatgtgattcattcag